TTCCTCATTCTGTGAACATTAGCCATCTGATGAAAAAACCTAGTGTTTTTATCCCCCTCATTCAGCCAGATTTCCCTAGACTTCTGCCTCCAAGACACTTCTTCTAATAAGGCCCACTTCTTATATGACTCTCTTGCCTCTTTCCTAGCCTCATCTTCTTTCAAAGACAAAAAATGAACTCCCTCTTCCTTATGCCAGTAATCTATTAAATTCCACGCATTCTGCTTCTTGGAGTCAATCTGCCCAAAAACCTCTTTATTCCAACTTCTCAAAATCGGTTTTAaagccttcattttttttagtcaaaATAAAGTTGGTTGATCTGCTAACTTGAATCCCCTTCCACCATTGTCTCAGCACCTCTTTAAAGtcctcctccttcaaccacatattctcaaatctaaaggGCGTGGGCCCTCTCCTCATTCCTTCCCCATCAAGAAGTATCAGAGAGTGATAAAAAACCAGCCTAGCCAGTACAACTTTAATGGTCCCCTGAAAATGCGCTTCCCAATCCTCATAAATAAGGAAATGATCAATTCTTGACTTTGATCGATTATTGAGACTTCCACACCACGTGAATAGCCCTCCTTGAAGAGGAAAATCCCTTAGTTTTTACTCCTCAACCATTTGAGAATCTCCCCATTGCTGGGAACATACGACCTCCTCTACTCCGTTCAGAGAGGAATCTTATCATGTTGAAATCTCCTGCTACACGCCATGGCTCATTCCATAAACCTCTAATTGACCCCAACTCACTCAAAAAATCTTATCTCTCCACTTTCACTATAAGCCCATACACTCCTGAAAAACTCCAACAGAAACCATCATCGCAGTTCTTAAATCGACAAGAAACTGTAAATTTACCCACCTCCATTTCCACCATTTGCAGCACCCTATTATCCCAAAACACCACAAACCTCCTGGTCGCCCCTCTGGAATTTAAAGCCCCTCACTCTAAACATCTTCCAACCCCGAGGCTTCTTACCATTCCATTAGACATCtcttgaatttttgtttcttgtagGCACACTAAGTCCACATTCTGTGATTTAATCACATTCTTTATCAATCTTTTTTTGTCTCTGTCATTTACCCCCCTTACATTCCACGACAGAATTCTAAGCCTCATGTAACACACTCTTGATGGCCCCGATCCCCTTCTATTCCACCATAGTTCATCGACCACTCAAGTTTCTTCAACTCATGATAAAATCTTGAAggtttttgacattttttttttttcgatgaCTCTCTCAAAACagtcttttttttctcttattctgTTAAGGAGTTTCAAGATCTCGCTTTCAAAGGCCTCCGAAGGCATTcccaaacactaacaaaatCTTGCCAGACAACTATACCTCCAAGACTCCTCGTCATCTTTCTCTTTCCCAGCCCTATCGTTCCTCCCCTTttccaacaaaaagaaattgCCCGCTCCTTTCTGATCGATCTTTTCTTCCGCCAGACACACTCTTAAAGGGCTTATATTTAACTTGCCTCCACTTTCTTTCATCAAAGCATCAAAACTGCAACTCTCCTCCACCTTAATCAAAACCCCTTCCACcctaaagaaagaagaagaagaagaagagacccGTCCCCCCCAAAACCAAACAGTAGAAGGCTCAAAGGGGGAATACCTAGCATCTTCCTCCAAAATCCATGTGTCCGTAAGGGAAACCCTTCATTTCTCTCCTCTTTTCGTTGCATAAACCATTCTACCGGCCAAGAGCTCTTCTTCAAACCACCTTTCTGATCGTGACCGACCGAAAGAAGCCCTAATTTCTTTTAAAGGTCTGTCCTTTGTGAGCCTAACAGGAGAAAAAGCCCATGAAGCTTCTACAGTGGGCTGTCCTTCTTTCAATCCCATATTGGGCCTGCAAACAACACCACCCGACTCGTCCCATTATGGGTTGAAGGGCCATCACAATAGGTTCGTCCCATTCCTCTGCTGGATTGCGCATCTTCCCAAGAGTCCCTTGGCCTACTGAAAGTCCCCATTTCTTTTAAGGCCCAATCTAGATGGGCTTGTGAAACTTCTTGAGCGGGCTTGTAAAGTTTAAGCCTAGCATCCCCCACTTAAGCTCACCACTCCACTCCCTATACCTCCATCATTCTTCCCAAAAGCTGAAAAAGCTTTAGTTGTACCAAACGTCTAGTCTCCATCACGATTTTCTTCTCCTCCAGCCTTTCTGATTGAATATGCCCCATCAGCCTCTGCTATACGACAcctcttttttcctttgctaCTGCTACTCCCCGCGCGTGAGCCCACATCCCATTCTTTCCTAGCCTTTTCCTCTTATCCCTCTTTCAACTTCTTCATCGGCACCATTTCAAAGATCCGTGGCAGCCTCTCCCACCACAACTGTAATGCATAGTAGTAAGCATCAACCACTAAATGCATAGTTcgcggaaaaaaaaaatccccctATTCTTCACCAAAATTCTGGCCCACTGGAACTAAGAACAATTCTTTGTTTCTTCATCCACCTCAACAAAGCCTCCACAACAGTCTCTAATTCTCTTAAACATCTCTTCACTCCAACAATGAAGCGGGAGTCCCACCACTCTTACCTAAACTTCTTTTGCTTGGCTTCTTACCTTCAAGCATCCTGCCTCCTCGCTTCATCTCTCTATTTGCAACATTTTGTCTTTAAATTGTCGTGTCCCCCTCTTTAGTACTCTTTCTGCCTCCTCTTCATCTTCGAACTCCAGCAACATGAAAGGTCCTCCCATGCTCAACactttcattccattttttatattccaaCTGCGCTCTCCCTATTCTCTAACTGAAAACAACTCCGTCTCCACCATTGACCCGTCATCCCATCTTCCACCAAAGCACTGACCCAACCCTTCCTCCCTATTTCTCAACCTTCTCCCTCCAACCTGTAGCCATAAAACATATCCTTGCCTTCTAGCCGGCTCCTTAGCCACATCCACAAAGGTCTTCTTCTCAACTCCCACCTTCTTTCCAAGACACTCTTCAGCTTTACCTTCTACTATCACCACTTTTGGCTTTAAATCATCTCGTAGTGCTTCTTCAAACTTTGCTTCCTCTTGAGTAACTACCCCTAAAGCTCGAAGTTTCTTAGTGAAAATGGCCCAACCTCCTATCAAACCCTTATATTCGGGGACAACTAAGCAAAATCTCTTAGTCTCTACATCAACAACAGAACAAAGGATGTATCTCCCCGCCCCATTTTCACGTCTTTCCACTCTGAACTTTCTACCCTCTTCCTCCCACACTTTAACTaatcttcctttcttttcctcctGCAACATTCTTCAAGACCTTccaaaaattttctcaaaacttGCCACCCCGAATCTGATCCAGGAGGAAAACCCTGTACTCATCTCCACAATGATACCTCTTAGCTTTCCTTTAACTTCCTCTAATGAAACTTCAAATGTCTTCAACTCTATCACAAACCAACACTTTCCCCCTCTTATGTCTCTCTCCTTCCTCACATTGTCATCTTCTATTGCTCCATGATGAAAAAACCTTTCACATTTGAACACCCATTCCTAAGAGTCACTTCtagcaaattttgaaaaatcaatctTATTGTCCTAAGGTTGGAAGTTGTTGTTACGATTGAGGTTTGTCTTGTTGTCATTGTGGTGTGAGGTCTTGATATGATCTAGATAATAGGTCATAGAAGAGTTACTGATCTAATCATCATTTAGAGTCATTGTAACCATCCATTTGCGTAGCTCCTTCAAGGCTTGAATTTGCTATTGATAGCTTTAGAATGAGAATATGGATTGTCACAATTGCTTCAATGTTTCTTCAATTTGCTTCATTTCTTGCCCTCTAGTTCCTTTTGTTATGGGGATGCAAGCAGGATCATTGCTTTGATACCAAATGatacaaatcaagaaaaaagaaatttgataaaactttattcatgaaaattatgaagaaaacataatagataaatgatttttcctttcaCTTATAATACAACAATCTAGACATTATTTATCTCTAATTAAAACGCCCTAAAATTAGGATGGTCAATTAACTACACATTCTTTCCCCCAATTTATCACCCGTAATTGGAAGGTAAATAACAACAATGCCTTCTAAAGATGAGTATTACTCTGCAATGGAAAATTCTACAAAAGTTTCTCTTCCATTTAAAATGGAGTGATGCTGGTTTTTGTGAATTAcaacaatattattaccatgAACCCTATGAGTCTATGACACAAACCCTATACCATAGATTTTTGTATCATTTCCTTTGAATCTTTGATTGTTTCGaagtgtaattttttttttttcttttaaaaaaacccTCAATCCCCAAATACACATATAGAGTTGCATCTGTAGACTTGTCACCCGAGGCCTCACTCTCGACacaaagaaagaggagaagagattTCAAAAGAGAAAGCAATGTTGAGAGCTGCTCATCTCCCACCAGGTGTATCTCCAGCTCTCGTTGCACTGAAACTATCTTTGATTCCCACTCTCAACCTCACATCCCCTTCAATCATTCGCAAATTCTCTTCATTTCCTTCTCTACAcgcatttctccccaaaacatTCCTACCTAGTTCACCTTATCCTCTTTCTCTTGGCCTAAAGAGATTCCCTCCCATGGTGGCTCAGCCATGTCCCAGAGGTAAAGCCCTTGGTTTCTCCATTCTTTTCGTTGTTTGATACTAGTGGGTTTTCATTTCCATGTAGTTTCTCGCTTAGTTGATGGGAATACCGAtgccaaagaaaagaaaatgaaggaaaacttTGTGTTTTTGTGTTTTATAGTTTATATTGTTCTGGTTTCTCAGCCAGATAGTTGAATTAGGGCCGCTTGAGTCCATGTCGTATCAATTGGTTTCTTTTTCATATGACTAAGAACCAAAAATTTTGGATTGTTATGCTTTAATCGGAGAAATTTAAGATGggtttttttgttctcaaaattcAATGTTTGGTGGAGCACGCCCACCATACACACATTGTTTTTCGTTTTTCCATGTAACCGATGTTTTATTCATGTATTCATACTTAGACaaagattttagatttttatgtGTCAATTTGAGAAATTTAAGATGGGTTTCCTTTTAGTTCTTAATTGAATATTTAACAGAGCAAAAACCCAGATACATATTTGGTCATGAAATGGATTgtaattattttcctttcctttttattgaTTGAAGATATATTTTTCAAGCTTTCTTTGCtcttttggttgctgagaaaattgagAATGAAAAACTCAGCGCCACATATATTGCGCTTATTTGAgcgggttttttattttttttttatttttttaatttattttaatttatttttgtttttttattttttattttattttttatttatggttGATTTGGTTACTTTCCTGTTGCTTGGTTGTGAACAAGGAAGAGTTGTTCTCTGAAGTTTAACTGAATGCCTTTCAGAAAAGCTAACAGAGGAGAATACAAAGGGTTGTGTCCATAATTAGTTCTGTGGGAGAACAAATAGTGCCTGACCCttttttaccctttttgtttttgtaatggCAACATTAAATGGACAACAGAATTCAATAGTCATAAAAACAAGTGCCTAGAATATATTGTTGTAGAACTGCTCAAATACAAAGCTTTGAATTTCCAAGAAAGAAATAGGTACATGAAACAGAGTTATTGGAAATTAAGTTTAATCCCAACCCTTAAAGGAGCACTAAGGGTACCCTTAAAATTGTGCTTGAGCAACCATGAGATCA
The sequence above is drawn from the Vitis riparia cultivar Riparia Gloire de Montpellier isolate 1030 chromosome 6, EGFV_Vit.rip_1.0, whole genome shotgun sequence genome and encodes:
- the LOC117916336 gene encoding uncharacterized protein LOC117916336, with protein sequence MKALKPILRSWNKEVFGQIDSKKQNAWNLIDYWHKEEGVHFLSLKEDEARKEARESYKKWALLEEVSWRQKSREIWLNEGDKNTRFFHQMANVHRMRNQLTRVKVNERCLTEESEIKEEVRITFQGLLADPGDWKPSINGLNFERLEKVEIVWGVEKPFSEEEVFEALVDCCEEKAPGLEGFSMAFWQFS